Proteins encoded in a region of the Candidatus Atribacteria bacterium ADurb.Bin276 genome:
- the araQ_1 gene encoding L-arabinose transport system permease protein AraQ, whose amino-acid sequence MSWKKAIIYGILIILCFLWILPIWPTVLVSLKSNLEFGVQKFWELPSQNAFWSNLVKAWNQAKLGRYFINSLLYGLIGAVGAIFIASLAAFSISRLNIKNSFSWFFLIWSGTIFPFQMYLIPLFKMYMSWGLYDTFLGMILFYIAICIPFCTFIFRNYFLTLPGEVLEAAKLDGCSNLKAYWKIFMPLSKPAIAVLLLFQFTWVWNDLMFGMVLTRSTEVRPIMVGLAQLQGFRAGSGTDIPSLMAGAFAASLPTIILFVFLQRYFIEGMKLSTAGE is encoded by the coding sequence ATGAGCTGGAAAAAAGCCATCATTTATGGAATATTAATCATTCTCTGTTTTCTCTGGATTTTACCAATTTGGCCAACGGTTTTAGTGTCCTTGAAAAGCAATCTAGAATTTGGCGTTCAAAAATTTTGGGAACTCCCCAGCCAAAATGCTTTTTGGTCTAATTTAGTGAAAGCCTGGAACCAGGCAAAATTGGGACGATACTTCATCAACAGTTTACTCTACGGGTTAATCGGTGCTGTTGGAGCAATTTTTATTGCTTCTCTGGCAGCTTTTAGTATTTCTCGATTAAATATTAAAAACTCTTTCAGCTGGTTTTTTCTGATTTGGAGCGGAACCATTTTCCCTTTTCAAATGTACCTCATACCTCTATTTAAAATGTATATGTCCTGGGGTCTGTATGATACTTTTCTTGGGATGATTCTCTTTTATATTGCTATCTGTATTCCCTTTTGTACCTTTATTTTTCGTAATTATTTTCTCACCCTTCCTGGAGAGGTTCTGGAAGCTGCCAAATTGGATGGATGTAGTAATCTAAAAGCCTATTGGAAAATTTTTATGCCTCTTTCTAAGCCGGCAATAGCTGTACTTCTTCTTTTTCAATTCACCTGGGTTTGGAACGATCTGATGTTTGGGATGGTTTTGACCCGATCTACCGAAGTAAGACCAATTATGGTGGGATTAGCACAATTGCAAGGTTTTCGTGCCGGTTCAGGAACCGATATCCCCAGTTTGATGGCTGGAGCTTTTGCCGCTTCACTCCCAACCATCATTCTGTTTGTTTTCCTCCAGAGATATTTCATTGAAGGAATGAAACTATCTACCGCTGGTGAATAA